The Gemmatimonas aurantiaca sequence GATCGACGGTCCGGCACCGCAGTTGCTGCTGCTCGACGAACCCACCAATCACCTCGATATCGGCAGCCTCGAAGCGGTGGAAAGCGCGCTGCGGCATTTTGACGGCGCGCTCGTCGTCGCATCGCACGATCGGCATTTTCTCGACGCCATCGGCATCGTCCGTCGGGAATCCGTCGCCCAGTGGCATCCTCACGATGTGTCGGGCAATCCCGGATAGCCTCATGCGTGATGTGGATCCATGCTACAAGGGAACCCCGGCATCGTCCGCGCCGGTATGACTACGAATGGCATCTTCTCCGGAGGTCACGATGGGTACGACGGCGCCTCGCGTCAGCGAATTTCTCTCCACCTTCGAACCGGTGGTGTCGCCACGCGGTCCCTTGCTGCTGGCCAGCGATGGGTCGCCGGCTTCGGATGCGGCGTTCCCGATGGCGCGCGCTCTCGCCGCGCACACGGGAGCGCCCGTGCAGGTCATCAGTGCACTGGTGCCGAATGTGATGCCCACCTACGCGCTCGATGCGATTCCGACGCCGGCGATACCGGTGAGTGCGCTGGTGGCGGGCCGGCAGGAAACGGTGCGCGAGCAGATGGCGCGTCTGGTGTCCGACACACCGTGGCCGGTGACGATCCGTGCCGGCGATCCGGTGCGCGAGATCGTGCGTCAGGCCGAGGAAACGGAAGCCCGGGCCATCGTGGTCGGGCGGGGACGGCACGATCTGCTCGACCGCATCCTGGGCGGCGAATCGGTGCTGCGGTTGCTGCAACTGGGAGACACGCCCGTCTTCGCGGTGAGCAGCGAACTGGAGGCGCTGCCGAAGCGGGTGGTGATCGCCACCGACTTCAGTGTGTTCAGCATCTATGCGGCGCGGGTGGCGCTCGATTTCGTGGCGCCCGATGCGTGGGTGCAACTCGTGCACGTGGCGCCTCCCTTCGGAGGCAACGCGCAGGTACTCCGCGAATTTTCCGGGGAGTATCGCCGCGAGGCGACGAAGACGTTCTCCACACTCGTGGCGCAATTGCGCCGGCCGGGGCTCACCTTCGACACCATGCTGCTCGACGGTAATGCGTCGGCCCGACTGGTGGAGCATCTGGAAGCGGTGCAGGCCGATCTCGTGGTGACGGCCACGCACGGATACGGTTTCCTCCGGCGCATGATGCTGGGCAGCGTCACCGCGCAGCTCGTACGGTCGGCGCCCTGCTCGGTGCTGTGTGTGCCGGGGAGTGCACGCACCCTGGCGCTCGCACGGGCGCAGGCCATGGCGCATCACCAGCAGACGCGCGTGTTGGCGCCGGAGCAGCTCGACGCGGAACTGGCGGCGTTTTCCGCCCGCAATCTGGGGCGTGAATGCACGGTGGAGGTGCATCAGACCGAC is a genomic window containing:
- a CDS encoding universal stress protein codes for the protein MGTTAPRVSEFLSTFEPVVSPRGPLLLASDGSPASDAAFPMARALAAHTGAPVQVISALVPNVMPTYALDAIPTPAIPVSALVAGRQETVREQMARLVSDTPWPVTIRAGDPVREIVRQAEETEARAIVVGRGRHDLLDRILGGESVLRLLQLGDTPVFAVSSELEALPKRVVIATDFSVFSIYAARVALDFVAPDAWVQLVHVAPPFGGNAQVLREFSGEYRREATKTFSTLVAQLRRPGLTFDTMLLDGNASARLVEHLEAVQADLVVTATHGYGFLRRMMLGSVTAQLVRSAPCSVLCVPGSARTLALARAQAMAHHQQTRVLAPEQLDAELAAFSARNLGRECTVEVHQTDIGVHPIGRHLVFSGASIDGPDGRIVLMFGDAAAGHLSHQVRGTGQVELMADPEGRDQLLRISYDGGLTQLVFD